In a genomic window of Caloenas nicobarica isolate bCalNic1 chromosome 1, bCalNic1.hap1, whole genome shotgun sequence:
- the LOC135987309 gene encoding olfactory receptor 52B2-like has translation MHELNESSFDPITFVLTGIPGMEESHIWISVPFCLMYLTAVFSNSVLVFVIITDRSLHEPMYLFLAMLAAADLMLSTATVPKMLAIFWFSAREISFDACVTQMFFTHFSFIVESSVLLAMAFDRYVAVCDPLRYSSTLTPSVIGKIAVAAVVRGFCIMFPPIFLLKRLPFCGHNVMPHTYCEHMGIARLACADIRANVWYGLTTALLSSGLDIVLIAISYALILRTVFQLPSPEARLKTLSTCGSHLCVILMFYVPAFFSFLTHRFGHHIPSHVHILLANLYVVVPPMLNPIVYGVRTKQIWERVVRLFCPVGQCPCLSTGSRC, from the coding sequence ATGCATGAGCTCAACGAGAGCAGCTTTGATCCCATCACCTTTGTCCTGACGGGCATCCCGGGGATGGAGGAGTCCCACATCTGGATCTCCGTCCCCTTCTGCCTGATGTACCTCACTGCGGTGTTTAGCAACTCTGTCCTCGTCTTTGTCATCATCACGGACAGGAGCCTCCATGAGCCCATGTACCTGTTCCTTGCtatgctggctgctgctgacctCATGCTTTCGACCGCAACGGTGCCCAAAATGCTGGCGATCTTCTGGTTCAGTGCCAGGGAAATTTCCTTCGATGCCTGCGTTACACAGATGTTCTTCACCCATTTCAGCTTCATCGTGGAATCGTCCGTTCTGCTGGCGATGGCGTTTGACCGGTACGTGGCCGTCTGTGACCCGCTGCGGTATTCTTCAACCTTAACCCCCTCGGTGATTGGGAAAATAGCCGTGGCCGCCGTTGTCCGGGGGTTCTGCATCATGTTTCCACCCATCTTCCTCCTGAAGCGGCTGCCGTTCTGCGGACACAACGTGATGCCCCACACCTACTGCGAGCACATGGGCATCGCCCGCCTGGCCTGCGCCGACATCAGAGCCAACGTCTGGTACGGGCTGACAACAGCTCTCCTTTCCTCCGGCCTGGACATCGTGCTCATCGCTATCTCTTACGCTCTGATTCTCAGGACGGTGTTTCAGCTCCCATCCCCGGAGGCTCGCCTCAAAACCCTGAGCACCTGCGGCTCCCACCTCTGCGTGATCCTCATGTTCTACGTGCCTgccttcttctcctttctcacgCATCGGTTTGGCCATCACATCCCAAGTCACGTTCACATCCTCCTGGCCAACCTCTACGTCGTGGTCCCGCCGATGCTCAACCCCATCGTGTACGGGGTGAGGACAAAGCAGATCTGGGAGCGCGTTGTCCGCCTCTTCTGCCCCGTGGGGCAATGCCCCTGCCTCAGCACGGGGAGCCGGTGCTGA